One segment of Acidimicrobiales bacterium DNA contains the following:
- a CDS encoding RsiV family protein, which produces MEPIRNPGPGRSTGQRRWSIVVVIWLLGVVAVGCAGHDGRDMVANGIGHSPAPTKPPGGASGLEGDLVSGLTVSEERARAATDPTVGSVVLEVASGVVGVRARYDVTYPQLDGLWPGDPVNVALRQPVLAEIAQFGDEVGRLEEELPDAGRTGGSSTLTGGAVVHHLDNRLVSAVYDLNSVVDGAARPAEVVGSALVDLATGRTLSIGDLFLSGSPWVETVAILAGRDLASQFGEGVLWGTEGSDTSQVGGPGLIPEPRTFAVFGISATALILRFERYQVGPGALGTPAVRIPWSWLDGLVDPDGPAGSFVG; this is translated from the coding sequence GTGGAACCGATTCGGAATCCAGGGCCCGGTCGCAGCACCGGCCAGAGACGGTGGTCGATAGTCGTCGTCATCTGGCTGCTCGGTGTCGTTGCCGTCGGATGTGCCGGACACGACGGCCGGGACATGGTGGCCAACGGAATCGGGCACAGCCCTGCTCCCACCAAGCCACCGGGTGGGGCCTCGGGCCTGGAGGGAGACCTGGTGTCAGGCCTGACGGTGTCCGAGGAGCGGGCTCGGGCGGCTACTGACCCGACGGTCGGGTCGGTGGTCCTGGAGGTCGCCTCAGGGGTGGTTGGGGTTCGGGCCCGGTACGACGTGACCTATCCGCAACTGGACGGCCTGTGGCCCGGCGACCCGGTAAACGTGGCACTCCGCCAGCCGGTCCTGGCCGAGATCGCTCAGTTCGGTGACGAGGTCGGCAGGCTGGAAGAAGAACTACCCGACGCTGGGAGGACGGGTGGGTCGAGCACCCTCACCGGAGGGGCGGTGGTCCACCACCTCGACAACCGGTTGGTTAGCGCGGTGTACGACCTGAATTCGGTAGTGGACGGAGCGGCCCGGCCGGCTGAGGTAGTGGGCTCAGCGCTGGTGGACCTGGCGACTGGCAGGACCCTTTCGATTGGGGACCTCTTCCTATCCGGGAGCCCGTGGGTCGAGACGGTGGCGATCCTGGCCGGGCGGGACCTGGCATCCCAGTTCGGCGAAGGGGTTCTGTGGGGGACTGAGGGTTCCGACACTTCCCAGGTAGGGGGGCCGGGTCTGATACCGGAGCCGAGGACGTTCGCCGTGTTCGGAATCTCGGCGACCGCCCTGATCCTTCGGTTCGAGCGCTACCAGGTGGGCCCCGGGGCACTGGGCACCCCCGCAGTTCGGATTCCGTGGTCGTGGCTGGATGGCCTGGTGGACCCCGACGGTCCGGCCGGCTCCTTCGTGGGCTGA
- a CDS encoding zinc-dependent metalloprotease: MSPEDPPQPPDDRDRPGGDADPFAALFQAFGVTPGSGIPGLPSMGGSGGQDPARQIAMAVASEGTSEPNVEPVVRMEYESLVRVAELNVADRTGLTVSRSGTLGVRPVTRAGWASASVDAYRPYLARMTEVPDDPAAGLSAFGPGGIEVVSDDPTTHPSADWLSGLVAAMAPLMASVTTGTMVGRLATRNLGSYDLPIPREGDEILVVAPNVAAFADDWSLPAEDLRLWICLHEVAHHAVLGVPHLRAVLVDLLSRHAGAFRNDPSELQERLGDVDLSGGPEALARLHEVLDPEMVLGAVRSPEQEELLPRLEALVALVIGYVDHVMDDVGGSLIGSYRQVTEAVRRRRVGTGEADRFVERILGLDLTQEQVDRGTAFVDGVVDRNGADGLARLWSDKRHLPTPAEVDAPGLWLARIDLPDNG, translated from the coding sequence GTGAGCCCCGAGGATCCACCACAACCTCCCGACGACCGGGACCGCCCCGGCGGCGACGCCGATCCTTTCGCCGCGCTCTTCCAGGCCTTCGGTGTAACACCCGGCAGCGGTATACCAGGCCTCCCCAGTATGGGCGGCTCCGGTGGACAGGATCCGGCCCGCCAAATAGCCATGGCCGTCGCCTCCGAAGGGACCAGCGAGCCGAACGTGGAACCTGTGGTCCGTATGGAGTACGAGTCGCTGGTCCGGGTGGCCGAACTCAACGTCGCCGACCGAACCGGCCTAACGGTGTCCCGTTCGGGAACCTTGGGCGTCCGACCAGTTACCCGGGCCGGTTGGGCCTCGGCCTCCGTCGACGCCTACCGCCCCTACCTGGCCCGCATGACAGAGGTGCCTGACGATCCGGCGGCCGGCCTGTCAGCATTCGGCCCAGGAGGTATCGAGGTGGTGTCCGACGACCCCACGACCCACCCGTCGGCAGACTGGCTGTCCGGCCTGGTGGCCGCTATGGCCCCTCTGATGGCCTCCGTCACCACCGGGACCATGGTCGGACGGCTAGCCACCCGGAACCTCGGCTCCTACGACCTCCCCATCCCCCGGGAAGGGGACGAGATCCTGGTTGTGGCCCCTAACGTGGCCGCGTTTGCTGACGACTGGAGCCTCCCCGCCGAGGACCTCCGGCTCTGGATCTGCCTCCACGAGGTCGCCCACCACGCGGTACTCGGTGTCCCCCACTTACGGGCCGTCCTCGTTGACCTGCTGTCCCGGCACGCCGGGGCGTTCCGCAACGACCCGTCGGAGCTCCAGGAGCGGTTAGGCGACGTGGACCTCTCCGGTGGTCCCGAAGCCCTGGCCCGCCTCCACGAGGTGCTGGACCCAGAGATGGTGCTGGGTGCAGTCCGCTCCCCCGAACAGGAGGAGTTATTGCCCAGGCTGGAGGCCTTGGTTGCCCTGGTCATCGGCTATGTGGACCACGTGATGGACGACGTCGGAGGCAGCCTCATCGGGTCGTACCGCCAGGTCACTGAGGCTGTCCGGCGACGGCGGGTCGGCACCGGGGAGGCCGACCGGTTCGTGGAACGGATCCTGGGCCTCGACCTCACCCAGGAACAGGTCGACCGGGGGACAGCCTTTGTGGATGGTGTGGTGGACCGCAACGGGGCCGACGGCCTGGCCCGGTTGTGGTCAGACAAGAGGCACCTGCCCACTCCGGCTGAGGTCGACGCTCCTGGCCTCTGGCTGGCCCGCATCGACCTACCCGACAACGGCTAG
- a CDS encoding UPF0182 family protein, whose amino-acid sequence MRPEDAPPPEDAPPPGPRPFLLRRRRPPRGSRKIRLIVGGVVSAFFVLLLSLRGIAGFWTDYLWFDALGHEDVFVSVLSAQVVLVALFTLLFFGMLYGNLTVADRLAPRVRPPGPEEDLLRGYHLLVGRRRGLVRLVLSGLFALVAGLGVSGRWEEWLLFTNGVDFGVTDAQFGRDIGFYVFRLPFLSFVVGWLFATLMVTLVVTTILHYINGGIRLQTAGERVQPQVKAHLSVLLALIALVRAADYWLARFELTTSDRGAVMGATYTDVKAQLPAIQLLILISLFSVVLLIVNIRRRGWVLPTLAVGLWAFVALVIGNIYPAVIQSLRVEPAESEKEALYIGRNIEATRLAFGLDSITQVQLTDFDNEVTAADLRAHGGTVRNIRTLDPLVVQGTFDRLQGEREYYTFTDEMDTDRYTIGGETTQVLLGTRELELNETRSWENQHVAFTHGYGVAMAPVSRVKGSGDPDFLVGDLPVSIDPSVEVVLDRPQLYVGEGLSGYAVVGASRDEVDYTDENQETRTVRYADIGGDGGVAMGSTIRRAAFALRFGQLEPLISNFITGESRVFYVRDVRDRVEKLAPFLHFDADPYPVLVDGRIIYVVDGYTTTDRFPYAQTASTVNLPRSSGLRHDLNYVRNSVKATVDAFTGEVIFYVVDPEDPLVSAYGSAFEGLFTPASEMPSSLVGHLRYAEDLFRVQTELWGSYHVDDTENFYQRASEWSVSQDPGRTGEGAANLTVVDEQGFKVGTRHKRMAPYRAMVDLPGGDQTEFVIMRAYVPLDEDDARKELAAYMVGRSDGDRYGELVVYRPPSSNFDGPALAEERIRNDEEVASLQTLLSQRGSSVLFGELLLVPIEDSILYVRPLYVQAEGDSTVPELERVIVAVGEKVVMANSLQEALEDLTGARLDALFAGISTGASTSEVEDDPELATDGGSDDVVTGSDGGSSVEGDLPEDVDALLTELADLQRASARALARDPADWLEFGRIQARIQDLLEILEGSVSDE is encoded by the coding sequence ATGCGCCCTGAAGACGCCCCACCGCCTGAAGACGCCCCACCGCCCGGGCCGCGTCCCTTCCTCCTTCGTCGCCGGCGACCGCCCCGGGGGTCGCGCAAGATCCGCCTGATAGTTGGCGGAGTCGTATCGGCGTTCTTCGTTCTTCTGCTCTCCCTGCGAGGAATCGCCGGCTTCTGGACCGACTACCTGTGGTTCGACGCCCTGGGCCACGAGGACGTGTTCGTTTCGGTCCTGAGTGCCCAGGTGGTGCTGGTAGCCCTGTTCACTCTGCTGTTCTTCGGGATGCTGTACGGGAACCTGACGGTGGCCGACCGCCTGGCTCCCCGCGTCAGGCCACCCGGGCCGGAGGAGGACCTGCTGCGCGGCTACCACCTGTTGGTGGGTCGCCGGCGAGGGCTGGTGCGCCTCGTCCTGTCGGGTCTGTTTGCCCTCGTCGCCGGACTGGGCGTATCGGGCCGGTGGGAGGAGTGGCTGCTGTTCACCAACGGCGTGGACTTCGGCGTCACCGATGCCCAGTTCGGCCGAGACATCGGCTTCTACGTGTTCCGCCTGCCGTTCCTGAGCTTCGTGGTGGGCTGGCTGTTCGCCACGCTGATGGTGACGTTGGTGGTGACCACGATCCTGCACTACATCAACGGCGGGATCCGCTTGCAGACTGCCGGCGAGCGGGTCCAACCCCAGGTCAAGGCCCACCTGTCGGTACTCCTGGCTCTGATCGCCCTGGTGCGAGCCGCCGACTACTGGCTGGCCCGGTTCGAGCTAACCACCTCAGACCGGGGGGCCGTGATGGGGGCCACCTACACCGACGTGAAGGCCCAGCTACCGGCCATCCAACTACTGATCCTCATCTCCCTCTTCTCCGTGGTCCTGCTGATCGTGAACATCCGTCGCCGAGGCTGGGTGCTGCCCACCCTGGCCGTAGGGCTTTGGGCGTTCGTTGCCCTGGTGATCGGAAACATCTACCCGGCGGTCATCCAGAGCCTCCGGGTGGAGCCAGCCGAGTCGGAGAAGGAGGCGCTATACATCGGTCGCAACATTGAGGCGACACGGTTGGCCTTCGGCTTGGACAGCATCACCCAAGTGCAGCTCACCGACTTCGACAACGAGGTGACGGCAGCCGACCTGCGGGCCCACGGTGGCACAGTTCGCAACATCCGCACCCTGGATCCGTTGGTTGTCCAGGGGACCTTTGACCGCCTCCAGGGGGAGCGCGAGTACTACACCTTCACTGATGAGATGGACACCGACCGGTACACCATCGGCGGGGAGACCACCCAGGTCCTGCTTGGGACCCGTGAGCTGGAGCTGAACGAGACCCGGTCGTGGGAGAACCAGCACGTGGCGTTCACTCACGGCTACGGGGTGGCCATGGCTCCGGTCAGCCGGGTGAAGGGCTCGGGCGACCCGGACTTTCTGGTCGGGGACCTACCGGTGTCCATCGACCCGTCGGTGGAGGTGGTTCTGGACCGGCCCCAGTTGTACGTAGGTGAGGGCCTCAGCGGGTATGCAGTGGTCGGGGCCAGCCGCGACGAGGTGGATTACACCGACGAAAACCAGGAGACGCGAACCGTCCGGTACGCCGACATTGGCGGTGACGGCGGCGTGGCCATGGGTTCGACGATCCGTCGAGCGGCGTTCGCCCTGCGGTTCGGCCAGCTGGAGCCGCTGATCTCCAACTTCATCACTGGGGAATCCCGGGTGTTTTACGTGCGCGACGTGCGCGACCGGGTCGAGAAGCTGGCCCCCTTCCTCCACTTCGACGCCGACCCCTACCCGGTACTGGTGGACGGCCGGATCATCTACGTGGTGGACGGCTACACGACCACCGACCGGTTCCCGTACGCCCAGACTGCCTCCACGGTGAACCTGCCAAGGTCCAGCGGCCTCCGACACGATCTCAACTACGTCAGGAACTCGGTGAAGGCCACAGTCGACGCCTTCACCGGCGAGGTCATCTTCTACGTCGTGGACCCCGAGGATCCTCTGGTGTCCGCCTACGGCTCGGCATTCGAGGGCCTGTTCACCCCAGCGTCAGAGATGCCTAGTTCCCTTGTTGGCCACCTGCGGTACGCCGAGGACCTCTTCCGGGTCCAGACCGAACTGTGGGGCAGCTACCACGTTGACGACACCGAGAACTTCTACCAGCGGGCGTCAGAGTGGTCGGTGTCTCAGGACCCGGGACGGACCGGTGAGGGAGCGGCCAACCTAACCGTGGTGGACGAGCAGGGCTTCAAGGTCGGGACCCGGCACAAGCGGATGGCGCCTTACCGGGCCATGGTCGACCTTCCGGGGGGTGACCAGACCGAGTTCGTGATCATGCGGGCCTACGTACCCCTTGACGAGGACGACGCCCGCAAGGAACTGGCGGCCTACATGGTGGGACGCAGCGACGGTGACCGATATGGCGAGTTGGTCGTGTACAGGCCCCCATCTTCAAACTTCGATGGACCGGCCCTTGCCGAGGAGCGGATACGCAACGATGAGGAGGTGGCCAGCCTCCAGACGCTGCTCAGCCAACGGGGGTCTTCGGTGTTGTTCGGCGAGTTACTGCTCGTGCCGATCGAGGACTCGATCCTTTACGTGCGACCGTTGTACGTGCAGGCCGAGGGGGATTCCACGGTGCCGGAACTGGAGCGCGTCATTGTCGCCGTGGGTGAGAAGGTCGTGATGGCCAACTCGCTGCAGGAGGCACTGGAGGATCTCACCGGGGCGCGCCTGGACGCCCTGTTCGCCGGGATCAGCACCGGGGCGAGCACTTCGGAAGTTGAGGACGATCCGGAACTCGCGACGGATGGCGGGTCGGACGACGTCGTTACGGGCTCCGATGGAGGCTCGTCGGTGGAAGGCGACCTTCCAGAGGACGTGGACGCCCTCCTGACCGAGTTGGCCGACCTCCAGCGGGCCTCGGCCCGGGCGTTGGCCCGGGATCCTGCCGACTGGTTGGAGTTCGGACGGATCCAGGCCCGGATCCAGGACCTACTGGAGATCTTGGAGGGATCAGTCTCCGACGAATAG
- a CDS encoding HEAT repeat domain-containing protein, translating to MASAGPDDRIPSGRHVHHGAAPDAEVAIRRRRAVLAGHHGDPAGARALLSDPEPVVRAAALGALHRMAGDRTTDGLRDPELANGLTDPDPAVRRRALEVLAGRAPGSDVHREALVALLADGDRSVVEVACWAAGEHPEWSDHTVGPLSVVAGTSKPADGHDDSLCREAAVAALGAVGHAGGRASVLAGLSDRPTVRRRAVLALASFEGDDVEAALRSALNDRDWQVRQAAEDLLGVEPEGPPTGDS from the coding sequence GTGGCCTCAGCCGGTCCGGACGACCGGATCCCGAGTGGCCGTCACGTTCACCACGGTGCCGCCCCCGACGCGGAGGTGGCGATCCGGCGGCGCCGGGCCGTCCTGGCCGGGCACCACGGAGACCCTGCTGGAGCTCGTGCCCTGCTGTCCGATCCGGAGCCCGTGGTGCGGGCGGCCGCCCTGGGTGCTCTCCACCGCATGGCGGGGGACCGGACGACCGACGGCCTCCGCGATCCCGAGTTGGCCAACGGCCTCACGGACCCCGATCCCGCGGTTCGGCGACGGGCTCTCGAGGTCCTTGCCGGGCGGGCTCCCGGCAGCGACGTTCACCGGGAGGCCCTCGTGGCTCTGCTAGCTGACGGCGACCGGTCGGTGGTCGAGGTGGCCTGCTGGGCGGCCGGCGAACACCCGGAGTGGTCTGACCACACGGTCGGTCCTCTCTCCGTCGTTGCCGGGACGTCCAAACCGGCCGACGGCCACGACGATTCTCTGTGCCGCGAGGCCGCAGTGGCCGCCCTCGGCGCCGTCGGGCATGCGGGCGGACGGGCGTCCGTCCTAGCCGGGCTCTCGGACCGTCCGACCGTCCGGCGACGCGCCGTCCTGGCCCTGGCTTCCTTCGAAGGGGATGACGTGGAGGCCGCCCTTCGGTCTGCCCTCAACGATCGGGATTGGCAGGTCCGGCAGGCCGCCGAGGACCTCCTGGGCGTCGAGCCGGAAGGGCCACCGACCGGGGATTCCTAG
- a CDS encoding rod shape-determining protein, with translation MARDLAIDLGTANTLVYARGEGVVLAEPSVIAINERTGDVLAMGDEAWHMIGRTPEHVVAKRPLRKGAITEFEVTQRMVRLLLERVGVSRFNRPKVLVCVPSAITAVERRAVTEAARKAGAADAQLIEQPMAAAIGANLPISEPVGNMVVDIGGGTSESALLSLGGVVALEAVRVGSFDIDAAIQAYVRREYGLAIGERTAEEIKWHIGSAAPTPDEGRAEVKGRELMSGLPKTVILTPAEIRIAIDEPVSAIVESVVACLAQAPAELAQDLLAQGICLVGGGSLLQGLDTRLSEETGVPVVPVATPMECVVMGAGQCIESFEAMRAMFMEGRR, from the coding sequence GTGGCACGGGACTTGGCGATCGACCTGGGGACGGCCAACACGCTGGTCTACGCCCGCGGAGAGGGGGTGGTGCTGGCCGAGCCGTCGGTGATCGCCATCAACGAGCGGACGGGTGACGTCCTGGCCATGGGTGACGAGGCCTGGCACATGATCGGGAGGACCCCGGAGCACGTTGTGGCCAAGCGGCCACTACGCAAGGGGGCCATCACCGAGTTCGAGGTCACCCAGCGGATGGTCCGTCTACTGCTGGAACGGGTCGGTGTGAGCCGTTTTAACCGTCCCAAGGTGTTGGTCTGCGTGCCGTCGGCCATCACCGCCGTGGAGCGTCGGGCGGTGACCGAGGCGGCCCGAAAGGCCGGGGCCGCCGATGCGCAGCTAATCGAACAGCCGATGGCGGCGGCCATCGGCGCCAACCTCCCGATCAGTGAGCCGGTGGGGAACATGGTGGTCGACATCGGTGGGGGAACCTCGGAGTCGGCCTTGCTCTCGCTAGGGGGCGTAGTGGCTCTCGAGGCGGTCCGGGTCGGCTCCTTCGACATCGACGCCGCCATCCAGGCCTACGTGCGCCGCGAGTACGGGCTGGCCATAGGTGAGCGCACCGCCGAGGAGATCAAGTGGCACATTGGCTCAGCGGCTCCTACTCCGGACGAGGGGCGGGCCGAAGTGAAGGGTCGCGAGCTCATGAGCGGCCTTCCCAAGACGGTGATCTTGACGCCAGCGGAAATCCGCATAGCCATCGACGAGCCGGTGTCGGCCATAGTGGAGTCCGTGGTGGCCTGCCTGGCCCAGGCGCCGGCCGAACTGGCTCAGGACCTACTGGCCCAGGGCATCTGCCTAGTAGGAGGCGGGAGCCTCCTGCAGGGGCTCGACACCCGTCTGTCGGAAGAGACCGGCGTCCCGGTGGTTCCGGTGGCCACGCCGATGGAGTGCGTAGTGATGGGAGCCGGCCAGTGCATCGAGTCATTCGAGGCGATGCGGGCCATGTTCATGGAGGGCCGTCGCTAG
- a CDS encoding molybdenum cofactor biosynthesis protein MoaE, with protein sequence MTANPGRSDETDPETRLELTADPLPVEGLIRWVARPDCGAVLVFCGNARDHAEGRPGVTALEYEAYDAQVVPRLGRIADEARRRWPDLGRVALVHRTGPLEVGEAAVVVAVSSPHRDTAFEAGRWCIDTLKATVPIWKSETWDGGESWGTDAQHIVDVEGSNGPVGGVAQ encoded by the coding sequence ATGACAGCAAACCCGGGCAGGTCCGACGAGACGGATCCCGAGACCCGGTTGGAACTCACAGCGGACCCACTACCGGTTGAAGGGTTGATCCGCTGGGTCGCCCGACCCGACTGCGGTGCGGTGCTCGTGTTCTGCGGAAACGCACGCGACCACGCCGAGGGTCGCCCCGGGGTGACGGCCCTGGAATACGAGGCCTACGACGCCCAGGTAGTCCCTCGCCTGGGACGGATCGCCGACGAGGCTCGCCGGCGGTGGCCGGACCTGGGCCGTGTAGCCCTAGTTCACCGGACCGGTCCGTTGGAGGTTGGTGAGGCCGCCGTAGTGGTGGCCGTGTCATCACCCCACCGGGACACGGCGTTTGAGGCTGGGCGCTGGTGCATCGACACGCTCAAGGCCACCGTTCCGATCTGGAAGAGCGAAACGTGGGACGGTGGCGAGAGCTGGGGGACGGACGCCCAGCACATTGTCGACGTCGAGGGGTCAAACGGCCCGGTCGGCGGGGTGGCACAGTGA
- a CDS encoding MgtC/SapB family protein — translation MDTPSSLELIGRLGLALALGAVLGLERETRHKTAGLRTHSLVALGAALFTVAGAYGVIGDQNDPSRVAAQVVTGIGFIGAGAMIRSGFTVTGITTAATLWMAAAFGVAAAMGLYLVATVAGAMTLVVVVTFGPLKPYVLFRRSRRRFEIHYRPGSGTLDALFGGLESVGGRIMAVATAERNGERQTTIDVRGLDEVELAKVLAAIADRAEVVSIDHAPGSGD, via the coding sequence GTGGACACACCGAGCTCCCTCGAACTGATCGGACGTCTTGGCCTAGCACTGGCCCTAGGAGCGGTCCTCGGCCTGGAACGCGAGACCCGTCACAAGACGGCTGGACTACGCACCCACTCCCTGGTCGCCCTCGGAGCCGCCCTGTTCACGGTGGCTGGCGCCTACGGCGTCATTGGCGACCAGAACGACCCGTCCCGAGTCGCCGCCCAAGTGGTAACCGGCATTGGCTTCATCGGTGCCGGTGCCATGATCCGCAGCGGGTTCACCGTGACCGGCATCACCACGGCGGCCACACTGTGGATGGCCGCCGCCTTCGGGGTAGCTGCCGCTATGGGCCTTTACCTGGTGGCCACCGTGGCCGGCGCCATGACCCTGGTCGTCGTCGTCACCTTCGGCCCCCTGAAGCCGTACGTCCTGTTTCGCCGATCCAGGCGGCGTTTCGAGATCCACTACCGGCCGGGCAGCGGCACCCTGGACGCCCTGTTTGGTGGTCTTGAGTCGGTCGGTGGACGGATCATGGCCGTGGCCACCGCCGAACGGAACGGCGAACGCCAGACAACGATCGACGTCCGGGGCCTCGATGAGGTGGAGTTAGCCAAGGTCCTGGCCGCCATCGCCGACCGGGCAGAGGTGGTCAGCATCGACCATGCGCCTGGATCAGGCGACTGA
- a CDS encoding trimethylamine methyltransferase family protein, with product MSASEKRTGRAGGRAARVAARAAGLADDEKAVRPGLSGGAYKPLTDSECRTVYDTALTLLDEFGMGSPIPEFIEVVVPAGGWVDEDGRLHFPRSLVEDAVDMAAKSFTWHGFDDDRSIEVGGDRVHFGTGGAAVSVYEHETRKHRPSDLQDVYDVARLVDTLEHVHFHVRTLVARDMVEARNLDVNTAYAVAMGTTKPMGTSFFQPEHVHEVVDMFDEMLGGQSGSFAKRPFCVANNTFVVPPLRYAEDAVRSMVAQVRTGMPINLLSAGQAGATSPAALAGSLAQALAECLSALTCVNLMNPGHPCVMGLWPFVSDLRTGAMSGGSGEEAVLNAAAAQVANWLGLPSGVAAGMADSKMPDNQAGHEKGLTVALAGHAGANLVYESAGMLASILACSYEALVIDNDMLGAVNRTIRGIEVTPDKLSVETIRSVIHGDGHFLGQDQTLSIMQSEYIYPEVGDRLSPDDWFDAGASSVDERARLLAREVLSSHFPAHVPPDFDTRVRERFDIRLPAEELTHSSRWG from the coding sequence ATGAGCGCTTCCGAAAAGCGCACTGGCCGGGCCGGTGGACGAGCCGCTCGGGTAGCGGCGCGCGCCGCCGGCCTTGCCGACGACGAGAAGGCGGTCCGGCCCGGGTTGTCAGGCGGCGCCTACAAGCCGCTCACCGACTCAGAATGCCGCACCGTCTACGACACAGCGCTCACCTTGCTCGACGAGTTCGGTATGGGGTCGCCCATACCCGAATTCATCGAGGTTGTCGTCCCAGCCGGAGGCTGGGTCGACGAGGATGGGCGACTCCACTTCCCGCGCTCACTGGTCGAGGACGCCGTGGACATGGCGGCCAAGTCGTTCACCTGGCACGGCTTCGACGACGACCGCTCCATCGAGGTGGGCGGTGACCGGGTCCACTTCGGCACGGGGGGAGCCGCTGTGTCGGTCTACGAGCACGAGACGAGGAAGCACCGTCCATCTGACCTCCAGGACGTCTACGACGTGGCCCGTCTCGTAGACACCCTCGAGCACGTCCATTTTCACGTCCGCACGCTGGTAGCCCGCGACATGGTCGAGGCCCGCAATCTCGACGTGAACACCGCCTACGCAGTGGCGATGGGTACTACCAAGCCGATGGGCACCTCATTTTTCCAGCCCGAACACGTGCATGAGGTCGTCGACATGTTCGACGAGATGCTCGGCGGCCAGTCCGGGTCGTTCGCCAAGCGCCCGTTCTGTGTAGCCAACAACACCTTCGTGGTGCCGCCGCTGCGCTATGCCGAGGACGCCGTGCGGTCCATGGTCGCCCAGGTACGCACCGGTATGCCCATCAATCTGCTGTCGGCCGGCCAGGCTGGCGCTACCTCGCCCGCTGCCCTGGCCGGCTCGCTGGCCCAGGCCCTCGCCGAGTGTCTGTCCGCCCTGACCTGCGTCAACCTGATGAACCCCGGTCATCCGTGCGTGATGGGCTTGTGGCCCTTCGTGTCCGACCTCCGTACCGGCGCTATGAGCGGGGGTTCGGGCGAGGAGGCGGTGCTGAACGCGGCGGCCGCCCAGGTCGCTAACTGGCTGGGCCTCCCGTCCGGGGTGGCCGCCGGCATGGCCGACTCCAAGATGCCCGACAACCAGGCCGGCCACGAAAAGGGGCTCACCGTCGCATTGGCTGGCCACGCGGGAGCCAATCTCGTCTACGAGTCTGCCGGGATGCTGGCCAGCATTCTGGCCTGCTCGTACGAGGCCCTGGTGATCGACAACGACATGTTGGGCGCCGTCAACCGGACCATCCGGGGCATCGAGGTCACACCGGACAAACTCTCAGTCGAAACCATTCGGTCGGTCATCCACGGCGACGGCCACTTTCTGGGTCAGGACCAGACGCTTTCCATCATGCAGTCCGAGTACATCTACCCAGAGGTCGGAGACCGGCTGAGCCCGGACGACTGGTTTGACGCCGGTGCCTCATCGGTCGACGAGCGGGCCCGGCTGCTGGCCCGCGAGGTGCTATCAAGCCATTTCCCGGCCCACGTGCCCCCTGACTTCGACACCCGGGTCCGCGAACGGTTTGACATCCGGCTCCCCGCCGAGGAGCTCACCCACTCCAGCCGCTGGGGCTGA